In Scomber scombrus chromosome 17, fScoSco1.1, whole genome shotgun sequence, the following proteins share a genomic window:
- the rars2 gene encoding probable arginine--tRNA ligase, mitochondrial isoform X1 codes for MACFFRRRIAEKLGRTLQQSEDAFIPALSAVPVFKKQQQTADFKLSLNTLRVSGILPSSGDIQLQTEDLASRLKQDSVVEDVSAGSGVINFRVNRKLLVQKILEPFGKEEDDKFGLNSELFNTLKRGTTLVEYSSPNIAKKFHAGHLRSTIIGNFIANLKQSLGNNVIRMNYLGDWGMQFGLLGAGFGQFGCQEKLKQNPLQHLFEVYVQVNKEAEHNEDMRLAARDFFRQLEQHESQAVSLWQQFREITVEEYQHVYKRLGVHFDIYSGESFHQHQAQEVVQQLRSQGLLKTTEKGTGVVDVSPAGDMSNICTVLRSDSTTLYITRDIAAAIDRREKFNFDEMIYVTDKSQANHFHQLFQILLALGHTWADRCQHVPFGLVQGMKTRIGEVVFLEDVLDEARARMLHNMNQSKTTKEMDNPEDTAEKVGISALIIQDFKGPLQSDYKFDWDRMLQAQGDTGVFLQYTHARLCSLARRNKGIEVVEFNPSLLLEQASLSIVQHLLRYDEVLYQSAQDLQPKHLVNFLLKLCHLVASAHRELPVKGSPQDVAQNFTPRSFKCCFQKSGVMSPSAAVWLIDVFFWRSTAQ; via the exons ATGGCTTGTTTCTTTAGACGAAGAATAGCAGAGAAG CTGGGCAGGACGCTGCAGCAGTCTGAGGACGCCTTCATACCAGCTCTGTCAGCAGTGCCTGTCTTTAAGAAACAACa GCAGACTGCTGACTTCAAACTGTCTCTCAACACGTTACGAGTCAGTGGCATCTTACCATCCAGTGGAGACATCCAGCTGCAAACAGAAGATTTGGCTTCTCGG TTGAAGCAGGACAGTGTGGTGGAGGATGTATCAGCTGGGAGTGGAGTCATCAACTTCAGAGTTAATCGCAAACTTCTCGTccag AAAATATTGGAGCCATTtggaaaggaggaggatgataaaTTTGGGCTAAACAGTGAACTTTTTAATACCCTGAAGAGAGGAACAACATTAGTGGAGTACAG CTCTccaaatattgcaaaaaaattCCATGCTGGACATTTGCGATCTACGATTATTG GTAACTTCATTGCTAACCTCAAGCAGTCCCTGGGAAATAATGTCATTCGTATGAACTACCTCGGTGACTGGGGTATGCAGTTTG GTTTGCTGGGAGCTGGATTCGGCCAGTTTGGATGTCAGGAGAAGTTGAAACAGAATCCCTTACAGCATTTGTTTGAG GTTTATGTTCAAGTGAACAAGGAGGCAGAGCACAATGAGGATATGAGGCTGGCTGCCAGAGACTTCTTTAGACAGCTGGAGCAACATGAGAGCCAGGCTGTGTCGTTATGGCAACAGTTCAGAGAGATCACTGTGGAAGAGTATCAACACGTTTACAAG CGGTTGGGGGTCCACTTTGATATTTACTCCGGGGAGTCCTTTCACCAACATCAAGCCCAGGAAGTGGTGCAGCAGCTGCGGAGCCAAGGTCTGCTGAAAACCACTGA GAAGGGAACCGGTGTGGTGGATGTCTCTCCTGCTGGGGACATGAGCAACATCTGCACAGTGCTGCGCAGTGACAGCACAACTCTCTACATCACCAG agATATCGCTGCAGCCATCGACCGGagagaaaagttcaattttgaTGAGATGATTTATGTG acagacaaaagTCAAGCAAATCACTTCCACCAGTTGTTCCAGATCCTTCTTGCTTTGGGACATACTTGGGCTGACAG ATGTCAGCACGTGCCCTTCGGCCTGGTGCAGGGCATGAAGACCAGGATCGGCGAAGTGGTGTTTCTGGAGGACGTGCTGGACGAGGCCCGAGCCAGGATGCTGCACAACATGAACCAGTCAAAAA CAACAAAGGAGATGGACAACCCTGAGGACACAGCAGAGAAAGTAGGAATCAGTGCACTAATAATTCAG GACTTCAAAGGTCCCCTGCAGTCAGACTATAAGTTCGACTGGGATCGGATGCTGCAGGCTCAGGGAGACACAGGCGTCTTCCTCCAGTACACGCATGCTCGACTCTGTAG TTTAGCACGGAGGAATAAGGGCATCGAGGTGGTTGAGTTCAATCCATCACTTCTACTTGAGCAGGCGAGCCTCAGTATTGTGCAGCACCTCCTTCG CTATGATGAGGTGCTGTACCAGTCGGCCCAGGATCTGCAACCTAAACATCTCGTCAACTTTTTATTGAAGCTGTG CCACCTGGTTGCCTCAGCACACAGGGAGCTGCCAGTAAAAGGAAGTCCTCAGGATGTTGCACAG aatttcaCACCGCGGAGCTTCAAGTGCTGCTTTCAGAAATCAGGAgtcatgtcacccagtgcagcggtgtggctcattgatgtgtttttttggaggtctacagcacagtaA
- the rars2 gene encoding probable arginine--tRNA ligase, mitochondrial isoform X2 yields the protein MACFFRRRIAEKLGRTLQQSEDAFIPALSAVPVFKKQQQTADFKLSLNTLRVSGILPSSGDIQLQTEDLASRLKQDSVVEDVSAGSGVINFRVNRKLLVQKILEPFGKEEDDKFGLNSELFNTLKRGTTLVEYSSPNIAKKFHAGHLRSTIIGNFIANLKQSLGNNVIRMNYLGDWGMQFGLLGAGFGQFGCQEKLKQNPLQHLFEVYVQVNKEAEHNEDMRLAARDFFRQLEQHESQAVSLWQQFREITVEEYQHVYKRLGVHFDIYSGESFHQHQAQEVVQQLRSQGLLKTTEKGTGVVDVSPAGDMSNICTVLRSDSTTLYITRDIAAAIDRREKFNFDEMIYVTDKSQANHFHQLFQILLALGHTWADRCQHVPFGLVQGMKTRIGEVVFLEDVLDEARARMLHNMNQSKTTKEMDNPEDTAEKVGISALIIQDFKGPLQSDYKFDWDRMLQAQGDTGVFLQYTHARLCSLARRNKGIEVVEFNPSLLLEQASLSIVQHLLRYDEVLYQSAQDLQPKHLVNFLLKLCHLVASAHRELPVKGSPQDVAQARLQLFNGACSVLANGMRILGITPVHKM from the exons ATGGCTTGTTTCTTTAGACGAAGAATAGCAGAGAAG CTGGGCAGGACGCTGCAGCAGTCTGAGGACGCCTTCATACCAGCTCTGTCAGCAGTGCCTGTCTTTAAGAAACAACa GCAGACTGCTGACTTCAAACTGTCTCTCAACACGTTACGAGTCAGTGGCATCTTACCATCCAGTGGAGACATCCAGCTGCAAACAGAAGATTTGGCTTCTCGG TTGAAGCAGGACAGTGTGGTGGAGGATGTATCAGCTGGGAGTGGAGTCATCAACTTCAGAGTTAATCGCAAACTTCTCGTccag AAAATATTGGAGCCATTtggaaaggaggaggatgataaaTTTGGGCTAAACAGTGAACTTTTTAATACCCTGAAGAGAGGAACAACATTAGTGGAGTACAG CTCTccaaatattgcaaaaaaattCCATGCTGGACATTTGCGATCTACGATTATTG GTAACTTCATTGCTAACCTCAAGCAGTCCCTGGGAAATAATGTCATTCGTATGAACTACCTCGGTGACTGGGGTATGCAGTTTG GTTTGCTGGGAGCTGGATTCGGCCAGTTTGGATGTCAGGAGAAGTTGAAACAGAATCCCTTACAGCATTTGTTTGAG GTTTATGTTCAAGTGAACAAGGAGGCAGAGCACAATGAGGATATGAGGCTGGCTGCCAGAGACTTCTTTAGACAGCTGGAGCAACATGAGAGCCAGGCTGTGTCGTTATGGCAACAGTTCAGAGAGATCACTGTGGAAGAGTATCAACACGTTTACAAG CGGTTGGGGGTCCACTTTGATATTTACTCCGGGGAGTCCTTTCACCAACATCAAGCCCAGGAAGTGGTGCAGCAGCTGCGGAGCCAAGGTCTGCTGAAAACCACTGA GAAGGGAACCGGTGTGGTGGATGTCTCTCCTGCTGGGGACATGAGCAACATCTGCACAGTGCTGCGCAGTGACAGCACAACTCTCTACATCACCAG agATATCGCTGCAGCCATCGACCGGagagaaaagttcaattttgaTGAGATGATTTATGTG acagacaaaagTCAAGCAAATCACTTCCACCAGTTGTTCCAGATCCTTCTTGCTTTGGGACATACTTGGGCTGACAG ATGTCAGCACGTGCCCTTCGGCCTGGTGCAGGGCATGAAGACCAGGATCGGCGAAGTGGTGTTTCTGGAGGACGTGCTGGACGAGGCCCGAGCCAGGATGCTGCACAACATGAACCAGTCAAAAA CAACAAAGGAGATGGACAACCCTGAGGACACAGCAGAGAAAGTAGGAATCAGTGCACTAATAATTCAG GACTTCAAAGGTCCCCTGCAGTCAGACTATAAGTTCGACTGGGATCGGATGCTGCAGGCTCAGGGAGACACAGGCGTCTTCCTCCAGTACACGCATGCTCGACTCTGTAG TTTAGCACGGAGGAATAAGGGCATCGAGGTGGTTGAGTTCAATCCATCACTTCTACTTGAGCAGGCGAGCCTCAGTATTGTGCAGCACCTCCTTCG CTATGATGAGGTGCTGTACCAGTCGGCCCAGGATCTGCAACCTAAACATCTCGTCAACTTTTTATTGAAGCTGTG CCACCTGGTTGCCTCAGCACACAGGGAGCTGCCAGTAAAAGGAAGTCCTCAGGATGTTGCACAG GCAAGATTACAACTGTTCAACGGCGCCTGCTCAGTCCTGGCCAATGGGATGAGGATCCTCGGCATCACACCGGTTCATAAGATGTGA
- the slc35a1 gene encoding CMP-sialic acid transporter, whose product MAGENVSVVFKLYCLTVMTLVAATYTVALRYTRTISSGDLYFSTTAVCITEVIKLILSMGMLAKETGSPIRMKNAIVEHVFCSPKELLKLSVPSVVYAVQNNMAFIALSNLDAAVYQVTYQLKIPCTALCTVLMLNRSLNRLQWFSVFMLCGGVTLVQWKPVEATKVQVEQNPFIGFVAIGIAVLCSGFAGVYFEKVLKSSDTSLWVRNIQMYLSGIVVTLLGVYMTDGEKVIEKGFFFGYTPWVCFVVFLASVGGLYTSVVVKYTDNIMKGFSAAAAIVLSMVASVLLFGLQITFTFMCGALLVCVSIYLYGLPKQDTSKLSRQDTDKESKQKLIDV is encoded by the exons ATGGCCGGCG AAAATGTGAGTGTGGTCTTCAAGCTGTACTGCCTGACAGTGATGACACTGGTGGCAGCTACGTACACGGTAGCACTGCGATACACAAGGACCATCTCATCAGGAGACCTGTACTTCTCCACCACCGCAGTGTGCATCACTGAGGTTATTAAATTAATACTGAGCATGGGGATGCTCGCTAA AGAAACAGGAAGCCCCATCAGGATGAAGAATGCCATAGTGGAACATGTGTTCTGCAGCCCTAAAGAGCTGCTGAAGCTGAGCGTGCCCTCAGTAGTGTATGCAGTACAGAATAACATGGCCTTCATCGCCCTGAGTAACCTTGATGCAGCAGTTTATCAG GTGACATATCAGCTGAAGATTCCGTGCACTGCACTGTGCACAGTCTTAATGCTGAACCGCTCTCTGAACCGGCTACAGTGGTTCTCCGTCTTCATGCTCTGCGGGGGCGTCACACTCGTACAGTGGAAGCCCGTAGAGGCCACGAAAGTTCAG GTCGAGCAGAACCCTTTTATTGGCTTTGTGGCCATCGGTATTGCTGTCCTCTGCTCTGGGTTTGCAG GTGTGTACTTTGAGAAGGTGTTGAAGAGCTCAGACACATCTCTCTGGGTGAGAAACATCCAGATGTATCTGTCAGGCATCGTCGTCACCCTCCTCGGTGTTTACATGACCGATGGTGAAAAGGTCATTGAGAAAGGCTTCTTCTTCGGTTACACACCCTGGGTGTGCTTTGTAGTAT TCCTCGCCAGTGTAGGAGGTCTCTACACGTCGGTGGTGGTGAAGTACACAGACAACATCATGAAGGGCTTCTCTGCCGCGGCCGCCATTGTTCTCTCAATGGTGGCGTCTGTCCTCTTGTTTGGATTACAGATAA CGTTCACATTCATGTGCGGAGCCCTCCtcgtgtgtgtgtccatctatCTGTACGGACTTCCAAAGCAGGACACATCCAAGCTGAGCCGGCAGGACACGGACAAGGAATCCAAACAGAAACTGATCGATGTGTGA
- the LOC133997858 gene encoding protein yippee-like 5, whose translation MGRIFLDHIGGTRLFSCANCDTILTNRAELISTRFTGATGRAFLFNKVVNLQHSEVQDRVMLTGRHMVRDVSCKNCNSKLGWMYEFATEESQRYKEGRVILERALVRESEGFEHVPSDTS comes from the exons ATGGGGCGGATCTTCTTGGATCACATTGGAGGGACTCGCCTCTTCTCCTGCGCCAACTGTGACACCATCCTGACCAACAGAGCCGAGCTTATCTCCACACGCTTCACTGGAGCCACTGGCAGAGCCTTCTTGTTCAATAAG GTTGTGAATCTGCAGCACAGCGAGGTGCAAGACCGAGTCATGCTGACAGGAAGACACATGGTGCGAGACGTCAGCTGCAAGAACTGCAACAGCAAGCTGGGCTGGATGTACGAGTTCGCTACGGAGGAAAGCCAGCGCTACAAGGAGGGCCGCGTCATCCTGGAGAGGGCGCTGGTGAGGGAGAGCGAAGGCTTCGAGCACGTTCCCTCTGACACCTCCTGA
- the LOC133997378 gene encoding phospholipase B1, membrane-associated-like: MSRSPLPPSNVNSVRPADVAVFSSIGLHMHSTELSTVVSRLQELMSLFNPALISPLSDETSMYAAQFQHSTLVDQAKEISDYLQNSQVGALEADSWKLVLLFVQVDQLCTCEQQQVQSVIRSVVEDVDKALQLLHSQLKQTIVSVALWNGEHDSFTNKMCPCMERNSQGEVRLLRAMLTHALQESLDELLVKKRWYADRDDFTVILQDSPFITDPSSVTDGKPLSESQASLQTDKLFVQMWKNLLQPTSVQHNTEDNGKIIALPCPTEGRPFLRTEGNSPSYHHSHTSPLLKPFTGTEMPCEDLSPSASIPTSVHELRPADIKVVAAVGDSLTAGNGIASSQNNVLDVLNQYRGLSWSIGGDDNLTTVTTLPNILKYFNHNLTGYSVGMGKQQNPKAFLNQAVAGAKSKDIPTQVRTLVAKMKNDSRIDFKSDWKVITLFIGGNDLCDHCYNSLLYSIENYMRNVRESLDYLHKEVPRALVNLVEPLHIIPLRQMHIDASLKCPTWLVKILCPCVILPKPHSKALQMVEELNRNYQHSLSEIVESGRYDTRTDFTVVTQPFFREIVVPKLPDGRPDRAFFSADCFHLSQKAQTLMARSLWNNMLEPLGNKTYSQDFNNDMNLKCPTKTSPYIRTYHNSNYTYTNPTPTPEPNTNWGSDLSCVDLAPSDTVPTSVHKLRPADIKVVAALGDSSTAATGAKARNVFDLNKEYKGVAWSIGGDGALETVTTLPNILKKFNPSLKGFSKGQLAIQKGFNMAVSGAKTSEIGAQVQALIKAIKENKAVNFEKDWKLLTLFVGGNDLCHYCLDQNNLSPKNYSHNLMLSLDMLYKEVPRMLVNVVEILQIDPLKTVKKNSLSCSLMQRGSCPCVINPSENSPEFGEIKRINREYQAEIQQLISGDRYDRREDFAVVLQPFLRSSFIPHIGTGEPDTSFFSVDCFHISERTHAEMAIALWNNMLEPVGRKQAYNNFTYDRSKIHCPSEANPFIFTKMNSLASPPVMTTTAASPTSDTNSSLEPTLPIDKCDSAIPVWVPVIVGIVSLLAGIIATWAILSCVQRRKNKEERGVEMKGTGF, translated from the exons ATGTCCCGCTCTCCGCTGCCCCCTTCAAATG tTAACAGCGTTAGGCCTGCAGATGTGGCTGTGTTTTCCTCTATTGGACTTCACATGCACAG TACTGAACTATCCACGGTAGTGTCAAGACTTCAAG AGCTGATGAGTCTGTTCAATCCTGCACTGATCAGTCCTCTCTCAGATGAAACAAGCATGTATGCAGCTCAGTTTCAACACAG CACACTAGTGGACCAGGCAAAGGAAATATCCGACTATCTCCAGAACAGTCAGGTGGGTGCACTAGAGGCT gattCTTGGAAGTTGGTGCTTCTTTTTGTTCAGGTGGATCAGCTCTGCACctgtgagcagcagcag gTTCAGTCTGTTATCAGGTCAGTAGTTGAAGATGTGGATAAGGCTCTGCAGTTGCTGCATTCTCAG CTGAAGCAGACCATTGTCAGTGTTGCATTATGGAACGGAGAGCATGACAGTTTCACAAACAA GATGTGTCCATGTATGGAAAGAAACAGTCAAGGAGAAGTCAGACTGCTGAGGGCCATGCTGACTCATGCTCTGCAG GAGTCCTTGGACGAGCTCTTAGTGAAGAAGCGCTGGTACGCTGACAGAGATGACTTCACCGTTATCCTGCAGGACTCACCTTTCATCACAGACCCCTCATCTGTCACT GATGGGAAGCCTCTCTCTGAGTCACAAGCGTCACTGCAAACTGATAAACTGTTTGTGCAGATGTGGAAAAACCTG CTGCAGCCCACTAGTGTCCAACATAACACAGAGGACAATGGAAAGATCATTGCATTGCCGTGTCCAACTGAG GGCCGACCCTTTCTGAGGACGGAGGGGAACTCTCCTTCATATCACCACAGCCATACCTCTCCTCTGCTTAAGCCA TTTACAGGCACAGAGATGCCCTGTGAGGACCTCAGCCCCTCAGCCTCCATACCCACCTCAG TGCATGAACTCAGACCTGCAGATATCAAAGTTGTGGCTGCTGTGGGAGACTCTTTGACA GCAGGGAACGGCATTGCATCCAGCCAGAACAACGTACTGGATGTCCTGAATCAGTACAGAGGTTTATCCTGGAG TATTGGCGGAGATGACAACCTCACAACTGTAACTACTCTTCCCA ACATCTTAAAGTATTTCAACCACAACCTGACGGGCTATTCTGTTGGGATGGGTAAACAGCAAAATCCTAAGGCCTTCCTCAACCAGGCTGTGGCAGGAGCCAAAAGCAA GGACATACCAACACAGGTGCGGACCTTGGTGGCAAAGATGAAGAATGACTCT agaattgattttaaatctGATTGGAAAGTGATAACACTTTTTATTGGTGGAAATGACCTGTGTGACCACTGCTACAATTCT CTTCTCTACTCTATAGAGAATTATATGCGCAATGTTCGTGAAAGTCTGGATTATCTCCACAAAGAG GTACCTCGGGCTCTGGTGAATTTAGTAGAACCGCTCCACATTATCCCATTAAGACAAATGCACATCGATGCTTCTCTTAAATGCCCAACCTGGCTGGTTAA AATTCTGTGCCCTTGCGTCATCTTGCCAAAGCCCCACTCTAAAGCTCTTCAAATGGTGGAAGAACTCAATAGAAACTATCAG cactcACTGAGTGAGATTGTGGAATCAGGTCGGTATGACACTCGCACAGACTTCACTGTGGTCACCCAGCCTTTCTTCAGAGAAATTGTTGTCCCCAAACTGCCG GATGGCCGTCCAGATCGTGCCTTCTTCAGTGCTGACTGCTTCCATCTCAGCCAGAAGGCCCAGACACTGATGGCTCGCTCCCTCTGGAACAACATG CTGGAACCTTTGGGAAATAAGACTTACAGTCAAGATTTTAATAACGACATGAACCTGAAATGTCCAACCAAG ACTTCACCATATATTCGGACCTATCACAACAGCAATTACACATATACTAATCCCACACCAACACCTGAACCCAACACA AACTGGGGAAGTGACTTATCTTGTGTGGACCTTGCTCCATCTGACACTGTGCCAACATCAG TTCACAAGCTAAGACCAGCAGACATCAAGGTGGTGGCAGCACTGGGAGACTCTTCAACG GCTGCAACTGGTGCCAAAGCAAGAAATGTGTTTGACCTCAATAAAGAGTATAAAGGAGTAGCATGGAG tattGGAGGGGATGGCGCTCTGGAGACTGTCACAACACTACCGA ACATCTTGAAGAAGTTCAACCCCTCTCTAAAGGGCTTCTCCAAAGGTCAACTGGCAATACAGAAGGGCTTCAACATGGCTGTGTCTGGAGCTAAGACTTC AGAGATCGGAGCACAAGTTCAGGCTCTCATCAAGGccataaaagaaaacaag GCAGTGAATTTCGAGAAGGACTGGAAACTTTTGACATTATTCGTAGGGGGAAATGATCTTTGCCATTATTGCTTGGACCAA AATAATCTGTCACCCAAGAATTACAGCCACAATCTTATGCTTAGCTTGGACATGCTTTACAAAGAG GTGCCAAGGATGTTGGTCAATGTGGTGGAGATCTTGCAGATAGACCCATTGAAAACAGTTAAGAAGAACTCACTGAGCTGTTCACTGATGCAGAG GGGAAGCTGTCCCTGTGTTATCAATCCATCTGAAAACTCCCCAGAGTTTGGAGAGATAAAACGGATCAATCGTGAATACCAG gctGAAATCCAGCAACTGATCTCTGGAGATCGCTATGATAGAAGAGAAGACTTTGCTGTTGTTCTTCAACCCTTTTTGCGCTCTTCCTTTATACCTCATATTGGT ACGGGTGAGCCAGACACGAGTTTCTTCTCTGTGGACTGCTTCCACATCAGTGAGCGGACTCATGCTGAGATGGCTATTGCCCTCTGGAACAACATG CTGGAGCCTGTAGGCAGGAAACAGGCGTACAACAACTTCACATATGACCGCTCCAAGATTCACTGTCCATCTGAG GCTAATCCCTTCATCTTCACTAAGATGAATAGTCTCGCAAGTCCACCTGTGATGACCACCACAGCCGCTTCTCCTACCTCAGACACCAACTCCAGTCTTGAACCAACCCTCCCCATAGACAAGTGTGACTCCGCCAT